GGTATGATCGGCATCTTTATAAGGAACGGCACCTTGTTGAATGCTTTTTCAGTAAAATCAAAGAGTACCGCAGAGTGGCAACACGTTATGAAAAGCTTGCCCAGACTTTTCTTTCTTTCGTTTACCTGGCAGCTTCAATGATTTGGATCAAATAGTTTGCAAACACACCCTAAACAGCCCCAGCGGATAACGAGTGCTGATGGTCAGCCGCCCCAGGGGCAGACGGCCCCGCTTGAGAGCCGGCAGATGCAGGGAAACATCGCTTTCACCGAGGGCCTCCAGAGAAAAACGGATGGATGCGGCCCCGACCCGGGCGGTCAGCATCCCGCGCGGCCGTCCCCCGGCCCGGAAGAGAATCCGCAGCCGGGCTTCCTCGCCGCAAAAGGCCGGAAGCAGGCGCACATCCTCCACACGCAGCCCGGCCATGTTGGCGTAGGTGTGAACGGCCGAGACAAGGGCCATGCTCCCCAGCAGGAAAGTCAGCAGAAAGGCCAGATTGTTGGTGTAGTTGATGGCCGCCACCAGCATGGCCAGCAGAAAAAAAACAAACACCATCCCCGAACGGGTCGGCAGAATGTAAATGCGCCGCCGGGTCAGAGATACGGGCAGCGATACCGGTCGCCGGTTCTGAAACGGATTCTTCATTATGCAATGTATTCAAAAGGCCCCGGCCGTACCGGCAATAAATTTGTCCCAACTTCGATGCATCCGACGCCGCAGACAAAAACAACACTCTCTTCCGGCATATCTGGAGGCAACGCCGCGGCGCTCTTCAAATGCCAAAATGCATTTTGGACCAGATAGGGACACGCGGAGCGCATCACAAAATAACGGCACAGGCTAGTTTTCCGTGTCGTAGCGACTGAAAGTCAGAGAGTAGAAGGCCTTGCCCTTGGTCCGGGAGCGCAGTTCCGTGGCGAAGCCGAAGAGCTGGCGCATGGGAGCCAGGGCCATGATTTCCGATCCGCCCTCCGAAGAACGCACATCCAGAATGCGCGCGTTCTTGATGCCCAGAAGATTCACGCATTCGCCGACATATTCGGCGGGTGTGCGCAACTCCACACTCATGATGGGTTCAAGGCGGACAGGCGAAGCTGCCGACAGGGCCCGCTGCATGGCATCCAGAGCGGCCATGCGCACCCCGAGTTCCGTCAGGCCGCCCTCGAAAGGCTCCACAGATTCCACGCGGACGCGGGTGTCGGTCATGACGCACCCGCCCACTCCGGCTTGCAGGGCATCCTCGGCAGCGCGCACGGCAACCGCGGTCTGCGCGCCCTCAGGCAGTTCCGTCGTCACGGCACTGCCTTCCCCGCGCCGGGCCGGGTGCACCGAAACCCGGACCAGCCCGCCATGGCGCTGATCGCCGATCATCCGGGAACAGACGCCCTCGCCCGAAGCCGCCTCCCGCACCGTCTCCATGAAGATGACCTGCGGATTGCCGTGGCGGAAAGGCACGCCGCTTTCCCGCCGCAGCCGCTCCAGCACCACTTCCAGATGCAGCTCCCCCAGGCCGGACACAATGAGCTGGTCCGTTTCCTGATCCGTGAAAGAACGCAGCGTGGGATCTTCCACTGCATATCTTTCAAGCAGCATCTGAAGCTTTTCCGTATCGCTGGCGCTGCCCGGCACCAGCGCCACGTTCAGAACAGGCTGGAGCACATCGATATTTTCCAGCTGCAAGGCGGACTTGCCGGAGAAAAGCGTGTCCCCGGTGCGGCAATCCCTGAGTCCGGTAGCCAGAACGATCTCTCCCGCTCCCGCCTCGGCGACGGGTTCGTGGCGGTTGGCGTGCACCGTATAGAGTTTGTGGATCTTTTCGAATCCGCCCAGCCGGGAGTTGTACACTGCGCTGTTCTCGCCGATCCGGCCGCCATAGACCCGCAGAAAATTCTTTTTGTGCGCGCCTTCGAACAGCACCTTGAACACGAAGCCCACAAATCTGTCTCCGGCCACCTCCGCGTCCCGCAGGCGCTCCTGGACCGCCGCATGGGAAAAGGACTCGTCCGGGGCGGGCAGAAACCGCGCCACCCCGTCCATGAGGGGCTGCACGCCCGTGTTCCTGAGAGCGCTGCCGCAATAGACAGGCACTCCCCGGCCGGAAAGGGTGACCCGGCGCACGGCGGACAGCAGCTCATCCATGCCGGGTTCTTCTTCGGCCAGATATTTTTCCATGATCGCGTCATCGAGCTCGGCCAGAGCCTCGATGCAGGCCATGCGCCGGGCGGCCAGATAATCCCGGTCCGGAGCATCCTCCTCCCGTACGGTCTCGCCCTGATCACCGGGATCGAAAACCAGCATGCGGCCGCGCAGTACGTCGAGTACCGCTCCTTCCTCCACGCCGGGAACAGGCACGGTCAGCGGCAGCGGCGTCACGCCGAAACGGGCGGCCATATCCGCCGTCACGGCCTGATAATCCGCGCCAGGGCGGTCGATCTTGTTCACAAACACCAGCTTGGGGAGATGATACTTCTCGGCCTGCCGCCATACGGTCTCGCTCTGGGATTCGATGCCGTTCACGGCGCAGAAGACCATCACCGCGCCGTCGCACACGCGCAGGGCGCGCTCCACCTCCACGTTGAAATCCACGTGTCCCGGCGTGTCGATGATGTTGATACGGCAGTCCCGCCACTCGATGGTGGTGCAGGCCGAAGTGATGGTAATGCCCCGCTTCTGCTCTTCCTCAAGATAGTCCATGGTGGCGTTGCCGTCATGGACCTCGCCCAGCCTGTGAATCTTCCGGGCGTAGAAAAGCAGGCGTTCGGTCAGGGTGGTCTTGCCCGCGTCGATGTGGGCGATGATGCCTATATTGCGAAAACTGACGCGTTTTTTCATGGCGATTCAGCGGAACAGTACGGAGGTATGCCGGAAGGCTTCCGGCGTGAGCACATCCCACGGCCAGCAGCCCAGAAACTTCTCGTCCATGACCACCGGAGCGTCCCCGGCTTCGCCGCCATAGACGATGTACGGATGGGAATGGGGCTGCGGTGCGGTCTGGGCGGTAACCTGAGCATAAGCCGAGGCATATTCGGATTCGGGCAGCCGCACGGCCACACCGTACCGGGCCGGATCCGGACGCAGGACGAGGGGAAAATCAAGTCCGGTTCCGGCCAGATCGACAGCCACTCCACGGCCCGAAGCGGCCAGCACGTTCAGAGCGCCCTGCGGATCACGCGTGAAGAGCTGATCCACGGACAGCAGATCGAAACCAAAAAGAAGCGGCTCCGTCACCGGCCCGTCAATATATGCGACCAGTACGCCGACTTTCGCCACCAGAGCCTGCACCATCGCCGAAAAAATAGCTGTGGGCGGAAAGCGGCGCTGATCCACGGCGAAAAACGCCCAGTCCAGAGGCTCACTGCACACCTGGCGCTCCACGTGGCCGAAGCGGCGGCACTCGGACACCGGCTCGATGCCGGTCTGGGCCAGCGCATAGGCAAAGGCCACGGCGTTCTTGATGATGGACTTCTGGACGGCCGGACAATGCTCATAAGCTTCGCCCAGACGCTCATCGCCGATATCGGGGGCAAAACCGTACCGGGTCAGTTCTTCTTCAATCATATTATTTTATTGCAAGGCTTGATCTTCAAAACTACACATAATTTGAACGGGTCCAGGGACGAATCCCTGGCGGGGTGCGGGGCAGAGCCCCGCGAAAAAATCTGCCGCCTCCGCACTCACAGTTCCGCCGCCACCAGCGCACCCATTTCCGCACAGCCGACCTTCCTGCCCTGCCCTGTGAAAATGTCGCCGGTGCGGAACCCCCTGGCCAGCACGGACCGGACCGCACTTTCGATGCATGAGGCTTCTTCTTCCAGTCTGAAGGCATGACGGAACATCATGGCTGCGGACAGAATCATGCCCAGAGGATTGGCCAGGTCGCGGCCCGCGATGTCCGGAGCCGAACCGTGCACGGGTTCGAACAGGGACGGCCCGCCTTCACCCAGCGAAGCCGAAGGCAACATGCCGATGGAGCCGGTGATGGCGGCCGCCTCGTCGGACAGGATGTCACCGAAAAGATTTCCCGTGACCAGCACATCGAACTGTGCCGGATCGCGGATGAGCTGCATGGCCGCATTGTCCACATACATGTGCGACAGCTCCACGTCCGGATATCCGGCCGCCGTGCGGATGGCCACTTCCCGCCACAGCCGGGACACGTCCAGCACGTTGGCCTTGTCCACGGAGCACAGCCTGCCCCGCCGCTTGCGGGCGATGCCGCAGGCCACGCGCACGACACGTTCGATTTCCGGCTCGGCGTAGACCATCGTGTTGAAGACGGCCCGTCCGCCCTGCGCCATCCTTTCCCCGCGCGGCTCGCCGAAATATATACCTCCAGTGAGCTCACGCACCACCAGCAGGTCGATGCCCCGGGCCGTGATGTCCGGCCGCAGGCATGAGGCTCCGGCCAACTCGGGAAAAAGAATCGCCGGCCGCAGGTTGGCGAAGAGCCCCAGAGCCTTGCGGATGCCGAGCAAACCCCGCTCCGGACGGACGGCCGGATCCAGAGTGTCCCATTCGGGCCCGCCCACGGCTCCCAGGAGCACGGCATCGGTGGCCTTGCAGGCGGCAATGGTGGATGCGGGCAGAGGGTCGCCCGTGGCGTCGATGGCCGCTCCGCCCAGCAGAGCGGTTTCCGTGGTCACGTCATGGCCGAATTTACGGGCCGTTTTCTCCAGCACGGCCACGGCCTGAGTCATAATCTCCGGTCCGATACCGTCTCCGGGGATGATGCAGATGCGCATGTTCACAACACTATCCTTATCGAAAAACGACCGAACAGCAGACAGTCCTCCATACAAAGTCAACCGGACAGTCTGCGCCGCACATAGGCCACAAGCCCTCCTCCGGACAGCATGTCCATCATGAACTCCGGGACCGGAGCAAAGGCGATACGCTCTCCTGTGCCCAAATTTTCAATGATTCCGCCGGAAACGTCGATGCACAGTTCATCGCCATCGCCGATGCGGCTTATATCCGCGCCAAGCTCCAGCAGCAGCAACCCCATGTTGAAGGCGTTGCGATAAAATATCCGCGCGTAGCTTCTGGCCAGCACCACCGGGATGCCCGCGCCCAGAATGGCCAGCGGCGCGTGTTCACGGGACGATCCACAGCCGAAGTTTTCCCCGGCCACCAGAATGCCGCCCGGCTGCACGCGCCTGACCCATCCCGGTTCCAGCCCCTCGAAACATTTTTTGCCCAGCTCCGCCGGATCGGTCGTGACCAGAAATCTGGCCGGAATGATGGCGTCCGTGTCGATGTGATCGCCCACCAGGTGGCTTCTGCCCTGAAAAATCATGATCGATCTCCGTAACTCTCCCGGCACGCTGGGGAAAACCGCTCCGGCAGCCGGCTACCACAGGGGCCAAGCCGCCCGGCCCGGACATCATCCGAGTTTCATCGGGTGAGTGATACAGCCCGTCACGGCGGTAGCCGCGGCCACGGCCGGACCGGCCAGATACACTTCCGCGTCCAGACTGCCCATCCGGCCCCGGAAATTGCGGTTGGTAGTGGACAGACACCGCTCGCCGCCGGCCAGGATACCCATGTGCCCGCCCAGACACGGTCCGCATGTGGGTGGGCCGATGATGGCCCCGGCGTCCAGAAAAATGCGCAGAAGCCCCTCGTCCATGGCTTGGGAATACGCGCCCGGAGAAGCGGGAATGACGATGAGGCGCACGCCTTTCGCCACCTTGCGCCCCCGGATGACCCGTGCCGCTTCGCGCAGGTCGCCGATGCGGCCGTTGGTGCACGATCCGATGACCACCTGGTCCACACGCACGCCGGACACCTCGTCCACGGGCCGCACATTGTCCGGCAGATGCGGACAGGCCACCAGCGGCGGCAGACCATTCACATCGAAGGCCAGTTCCCGGACATAGGCCGCGCCCTCGTCGGCGGCCAGCAGAGTGTCTCCCGTCCGTCCATGGCTCCGGCAATAATCCAGAGTTTTTATGTCGGCGGAGAAAAGCCCGGCCTTGGCTCCGGCCTCGATGGCCATGTTGGCCATGGTCATGCGCCCTTCCACATCCAAGGCGTCGACGGCCTCTCCGCCGAATTCCAAAGCCCTGTACAGCGCCCCGGCCACGCCGATTTCGCCGATGGTCAGAAGAATCAGATCCTTGCCGCCCACATATTCGGGCAGTCTGCCCGTGAAATTGACGCGGATGGTCTCCGGGACCCTGAACCAGGTTTCCCCCAGGGCCATGGCCGCCGCGATGTCGGTGCTGCCGAGTCCCGTGGCGAAAGCGCTCAGACCGCCGTAGGTGCAGGTATGACTGTCCGCGCCGACGATGATATCCCCCGGCCCCACCAGCCCGTACTCCGGCAGTATGGCGTGCTCCACGCCGGAATCGCCGCCCTCGTAATAATGGACAATGTCCATTTCGCGGGCAAACTCGCGCACCAGCCGGACCTGCTCGGCGGAATCTATATCCTTGTTGGGCGTGAAATGGTCACAGACCAGCGCCACGCGCTCCGGGTCGAACACCCGCACGGCGCCCATCTCGCGCAGAGATTTGATGGCCAGAGGAGCGGTGATATCGTTGGCCAGCACCAGAGACACCCGGCAGCGCACGATCTGGCCGTCGGCAGTGACGGCCTCCTCCGTATGCCGTTGCAGAATTTTCCGGGCTAGAGTCTGGCGCATGCGTTCTCTTCCTCTTTCTTGGCCAGACGGTTCAGGGCGTTCAGGTAAGCCTTGGCGCTGGCCTGGATGATGTCCGCATCGGAAGCCCGGCCCACGGAAGTCTTTCCGTTTTCCTCTATCTTGACGGTCACTTCGCCCTGGGCATCGGTACCGCCGGTGATGGCGTTGACCGCGTAGCGGATGAGCTTCGGCCGCCGCCCCACCACCCTGGCGATGGTATTGAACACGGCGTCCACTGGGCCGGTGCCGAAATCGGAAATGACCCGCTCCTCCCCGTCCACATACATTTTGATGACCGCGTTAGGGATGGCCATGTTACCGCTGACGGCGCTCAGGTACTCCAGCCGGTACTTGTCGGGGATGCGGAAGATTTCTTCCAGAATCACGGCCTCCAGATCTTCCACGAAAATTTCCTTCTTGCGGTCGGCCAGTTTCTTCATGGCCGCGAACACGATGTCCACCTGACCGGCTTCCAGACGGTAGCCCAGGTCCTCCAGACGCCTGACCAGGGCCGCCCGGCCGGAATGCTTGCCCAGCACCATATCCTCGTCCTGACGGCCCACAGACTGCGGCGTCATGATTTCGTAGGTCTGACGGTTCTTCAGCATGCCGTCCTGGTGGATGCCCGATTCGTGAGCAAAGGCGTTGACGCCGATGATGGGCTTGCAGGGCGGGATGGGCTGTCCGATGATCAGGGAAAGGAGCCTGCCGGATGGAAAAAGCTGCTCTTTTCTGATGCCGGAGGCCAGCCGGTAAAAATCCCGGCGGACCTCCAAGGCCATGACCACCTCTTCCAGTGCCGCGTTGCCCGCCCGCTCGCCGACGCCGGTCAGAGTCACCTCCGCCTGGCGCGCCCCGGCTTTGAGGGCGGCCAGAGTATTGGCCGTGCCCAGGCCCAGATCGTTATGACAGTGCACGGAAAATACGACCTTGTGGCTGCCTTCCACGTTTTCCAGCAGATAGGCGATGAGTTCCGCGAACTCCTGGGGCTGAGTGTAGCCCACGGTATCGGGAATATTCACGGTGGTCGCCCCGGCGGCAATGGCCCGTTCCAGAACGCGGCGCAGAAAGTCGCGGTCCGAGCGGGAAGCGTCCTCGGCGGAGAATTCCACGTTGGAGGTTCTGGCGGCGGCGTAACGGACGGCGGCCTCGGCCATCTCCAGCACCTGATGAGGCTTTTTGCGCAGCTTGTGGCGCATGTGAATGTCCGAGGTGGCTACAAAGGTATGCAGGCGGCCATGAGGATTGTGCCGGACAGCCTCCCAGGCGCGGTCGATGTCTTCGGGCAGGGCCCGGCACAGGGCCGCCACCTGACAGTTCTTCACGGTGCCGGCGATATCGCGGACGGATTCGAAATCTCCCTGGCTGGCGGCCGGGAACCCGGCCTCGATGACGTCCACGCCGAGAATTTCCAGCTGCCGGGCCAGACGGATTTTCTCGTTGCGGTTCATGGTTGCGCCCGGAGACTGCTCGCCATCCCGCAATGTGGTGTCGAAGAAGAACACCTTGTCCATATTTTCTCCGCTTTCCGAAACCATAATCGATTCCAGAAAAGTTACAATATTGCCCGGGAAAAAGGACGCTGGAAGGTCTACGGCATTTTCTGGGAAGAATCCCGGAGCAGGGACCGCCCTCGCAGGGGAAGGATGAAGTAGGTGTGGAACAGGCCGGAAAAGATGTAGCCGACGAAAAAGAGAAAACCGAGCAGCTTGGGCTCCGAGGCCACCAGCACGAACAGCAGCAACGCCGTGACCGTGGCGCTGAAACGGTGCGCACGGAGCATTTCTCCATCCTTGAAGGATGCGTAACGCACGTTGCTGACCATCAGGATGGAAACGAGGAAAGCCAGGGCCAGCGTAACGCCGGGCAGCCACACGGCCATGTTCTCCGGAATGTAGGAGGAGAAGAAGACAAAAGAGGCCAGGGTGCAGGCCGCGGCGGGAATGGGCAGGCCGATGAAGAATTTCTTGCTGATCTTGCCCGTCTGGACATTGAATCTGGCCAGGCGGAGGGCTCCGCAGGCAATGACCAGAAACGAGGCCATGATGCCCAGGCGGCCGAAGGCGTGCGTCTGCCACTGGTAGATCATGAGGGCCGGAGCCGCACCGAAAGCCACCAGATCGGCCAGGGAATCAAGCTGCACGCCGAAATCCGAGGCGGAATTGGTCAGCCGGGCCAGTTTGCCGTCCAGTCCGTCAAAAACGCAGCTGACTATGACGGCCAGGGCCGCCATCTCGAAACGCCCGTCAATGGACCACAGCATGCCCAGAAAGCCCGACAGCAGGCTGGCCATGGTCATCATGTTGGGCAGAAGATAATAACCCCGGTGTCTGGGTTTGGGCAGTTCCATTGCGCGGTGCCTGGTTACTGTTTGCGGGCCAGGATGGTCTGTCCGGCGAAAACCTTTTCTCCGATGCGGACAGCTGGCGCATAGCCAGCGGGAAGATACAGGTCAACTCTGGAGCCGAACTTGATCAGGCCGAAACGCTGCCCGCGCGCCAGTTCGTCCCCTTCCTCACCCCAGCAGATGATCCGCCGTGCGATGAGCCCCGCGATCTGGACCATGGTCCACTGCTTGCCGTCGCGGTCCTCGATCAGCATGGCGTTGCGCTCGTTGTCCGTGGATGCCTTGTCGAAGGAAGCATTCAGAAACTTCCCGCCGAAATAGGAAATCCGGGCGATGCGTCCGGCTACGGGCATGCGGTTCACATGCACGTTGAAGACGTTCATGAACACGCATACGGCCGTGCGTTCCTCGCCGGTCAGGGGATCAGACATGGGCTCGATCTTGATGATCCTGCCGTCGGCCGGAGAAACAGCCGCGCCCGCGTTCTGGGGAACCACGCGCTCGGGGTCGCGAAAAAAGTTGAGCACCAGAAAAAGGACAGCCAGTAAAAGGACAGCCATGGGCCAGCACCCGATCAGGGCAAAAGTCAGGGTGGCCACGGTGGTCAGAAAAATAAAAGGCATGCCCTCAAGAGACAGGCCGATGCTCGGCTTGTGCATGGTCGCTCCTTACGGTTTGAATGTGGATGGGACAAGACCGCCGCAGACACCGGGGCCTTCGCGGCCACGCGTCCTTGACGCGCCGTCGGAGGTGAAGCGGCTTCCGGAAGCTGGCATTTTCTCATGCAAGGACTATTTTCCCGGCCGCTCCCCGGAATATTGCTTCTTCCATTCATCGAGAAACAGGATGGCCGTCTCCAGACGGTCCAGAGGGCCGTTCTGGGCCCGCACGGCCCAGACCAGATCCGCAAAAGGCACCGACGGCGAGAGGCCGAGCTTCAGCAGCAGCGCGTCCAGTTCGCCGCGCAGTTCTTCCGGAATTTCTTCCGGCCAGGACGAAGAACGGGGAGCGGCCATGAGCGGGGCCATGTGTTCCAAAAGCGCCGTCATGCGGTGGGTGTAGGTGTGTTCGGCCAGCACCCGCGCCCGGCTCCGGGCGGCCGCCTCGGCCCGCAGCTCCGGCCGGAAACGGTAGTGCTCGATGGCGGCCAGCAGACCGTCCATGTCCTCGAACAGAACCAGCTCGTCCGGCCCGAAGAGTCCGTCCATGAGGCTTCTGCGGTCCACCAGCTGAAAGGCTCCGCAGGCGGCCAGCTCGAAGGTGCGCGGGTTGACGAAATCCCCGTCGCCCACCAGCGCGCCCGGCCGCACGGAAGAGTGCAGATTGATGTTGATGGACGAAGCATTGAAAATCCGCACCACTTCGTCCGTCTCAATGCGCTCCCCGCCGCGCTGAAGGTGGCCGGCCAGCACCATTTCTTCGTCCCAGTCGTTGCCCCAGATGCGCAGATCGTAACGCGCGAGCTGCCGGAAAGCCAGGCGGCGGTTGGGATAGCCCGCGCCCACAAAAGACAGTTCGCTCCCGTAGCGGGTGCGCTCCCCATCCGTGAGATCCAGGGGACGGTGCACGGAAGGGTCGGCCGCCAGAGGCAGATACAGCGAATTGGACTGCCCCACGGCTGCCAGCTTGTCCGGGAAATTCCCCTTCTGGATCACGGCGAAAACATCGTACAGAGGAGCGAACGCCTTCCAGTAGGTGAAAAGTTCGTGATCCTCTACAAACCACATGGCCGTGGGCACGCCGTCGCGCCGCAGACGCTTCAGGGCCTGCCGGGACAGCGGAGCCTGGGCCAGAGCCAGAACCATGTCCGGAGAAAAAGCTTCCACCTTGGCCAGTACGGCCTGAGAGACCACCTGCAGAAAACTGTTTTCCAGATGATCCAGACGGTCCAGCCCCACGCGCAGACCCTTCAGGGCTTCAAAGACGGAATAAAAGGCCGGGGCCTCGAAATATTCCACCAGATGCCCCAGCCCGCGCAGGGCATTGCCGCAGTACCGGCCGATGGGCAGAGAGCCGCCGTACATGGGCAGAACGATCAGAATCCGTCTGGAGTCCGCCATCGTCCCGGTCCCGCCCGTTTCACACATCCAGCAGACTCGCGCCGGTCATTTCATCGGGTTTGGGCAGGCCCAGCACGGCCAGCACCGTGGGAGCCACGTCAGCCAGCCGTCCGTCGCGCACCCGCACCCGCTCCGGCCCGCAATAGACGAAGGGCACCGGATTCAGGCTGTGGGAGGTCTTCATGTTGCCGGCCTCATCCAGCATGTCCTCGGCGTTGCCGTGATCGGCCGTGACCAGAAGCGTTCCGCCCAGACTCCGCACCTTGTCCATGACCAGCCCCAGGCATTCGTCCACCGCCTCGCAGGCCTGAACCGCCGCGGGAATGACACCCGTGTGGCCGACCATGTCCAGATTGGCGAAATTGCAGACGATGAACGCATATTGCCCCGAGTCGAGCGCGTTCAGCAAAGTTGCTGTTACCTGGCGCACACTCATCTCCGGCTTCTGATCGTAGGTGGCCACATCCCGCGGTGAAGGCAGAAGCTGCCGGTCCTCACCCTCAAAGGGCGTTTCCCGGCCGCCGTTGAAAAAGTAGGTCACATGGGCGTATTTTTCCGTCTCCGCCGTGCGCAGCTGCCGCAAGCCGCGTTCGGACAGAACCTGCCCCAGAATGCGGTCCATGCCCGCCGGAGGAAAGAGCACCGGCAGGTCAAAGGCGTTATCATAAAGAGTCATGGTCGCGCAGGTGCACAGATCAGGTTTCCGGCCCCGCTCGAAACCCGTAAATTCTTCGGTGGTCAGCGCGCGGACCATTTCCCGCGCCCGGTCAGCCCGGAAATTGAAAAACAGCACTCCGTCTCCGTCTCCCACCAGACCGGAGGGCGCACCATCACGCAGGATCACCCGCGGCTTCACGAACTCGTCGCTCTCTCCGGCGGCGTACGCCTCCTCCACGGCCTGCATGGCACTCGAAGCGATGGGGCCCATCCCCCGGGTCAGGGCGTCATAGGCCAGTTGCACCCGCTCCCAGCGCTGGTCCCGGTCCATGGCGTAATACCGCCCCGATACCGTGGCAATGCGCCCGGCACCCATCTTCGCGAGCGATTCCTCCAGAGTCTGGATATACCCCAGCCCGCTTCGCGGCGGCGTATCCCGGCCGTCCAGAAAGGCGTGTATGCAGATGTCGCGCACGCCTTCGTC
Above is a window of Desulfomicrobium orale DSM 12838 DNA encoding:
- a CDS encoding transposase, whose amino-acid sequence is MPPRSNRKTPRRYDRHLYKERHLVECFFSKIKEYRRVATRYEKLAQTFLSFVYLAASMIWIK
- a CDS encoding elongation factor G; this translates as MKKRVSFRNIGIIAHIDAGKTTLTERLLFYARKIHRLGEVHDGNATMDYLEEEQKRGITITSACTTIEWRDCRINIIDTPGHVDFNVEVERALRVCDGAVMVFCAVNGIESQSETVWRQAEKYHLPKLVFVNKIDRPGADYQAVTADMAARFGVTPLPLTVPVPGVEEGAVLDVLRGRMLVFDPGDQGETVREEDAPDRDYLAARRMACIEALAELDDAIMEKYLAEEEPGMDELLSAVRRVTLSGRGVPVYCGSALRNTGVQPLMDGVARFLPAPDESFSHAAVQERLRDAEVAGDRFVGFVFKVLFEGAHKKNFLRVYGGRIGENSAVYNSRLGGFEKIHKLYTVHANRHEPVAEAGAGEIVLATGLRDCRTGDTLFSGKSALQLENIDVLQPVLNVALVPGSASDTEKLQMLLERYAVEDPTLRSFTDQETDQLIVSGLGELHLEVVLERLRRESGVPFRHGNPQVIFMETVREAASGEGVCSRMIGDQRHGGLVRVSVHPARRGEGSAVTTELPEGAQTAVAVRAAEDALQAGVGGCVMTDTRVRVESVEPFEGGLTELGVRMAALDAMQRALSAASPVRLEPIMSVELRTPAEYVGECVNLLGIKNARILDVRSSEGGSEIMALAPMRQLFGFATELRSRTKGKAFYSLTFSRYDTEN
- the leuB gene encoding 3-isopropylmalate dehydrogenase codes for the protein MRICIIPGDGIGPEIMTQAVAVLEKTARKFGHDVTTETALLGGAAIDATGDPLPASTIAACKATDAVLLGAVGGPEWDTLDPAVRPERGLLGIRKALGLFANLRPAILFPELAGASCLRPDITARGIDLLVVRELTGGIYFGEPRGERMAQGGRAVFNTMVYAEPEIERVVRVACGIARKRRGRLCSVDKANVLDVSRLWREVAIRTAAGYPDVELSHMYVDNAAMQLIRDPAQFDVLVTGNLFGDILSDEAAAITGSIGMLPSASLGEGGPSLFEPVHGSAPDIAGRDLANPLGMILSAAMMFRHAFRLEEEASCIESAVRSVLARGFRTGDIFTGQGRKVGCAEMGALVAAEL
- a CDS encoding 3-isopropylmalate dehydratase small subunit, yielding MIFQGRSHLVGDHIDTDAIIPARFLVTTDPAELGKKCFEGLEPGWVRRVQPGGILVAGENFGCGSSREHAPLAILGAGIPVVLARSYARIFYRNAFNMGLLLLELGADISRIGDGDELCIDVSGGIIENLGTGERIAFAPVPEFMMDMLSGGGLVAYVRRRLSG
- a CDS encoding 3-isopropylmalate dehydratase large subunit codes for the protein MRQTLARKILQRHTEEAVTADGQIVRCRVSLVLANDITAPLAIKSLREMGAVRVFDPERVALVCDHFTPNKDIDSAEQVRLVREFAREMDIVHYYEGGDSGVEHAILPEYGLVGPGDIIVGADSHTCTYGGLSAFATGLGSTDIAAAMALGETWFRVPETIRVNFTGRLPEYVGGKDLILLTIGEIGVAGALYRALEFGGEAVDALDVEGRMTMANMAIEAGAKAGLFSADIKTLDYCRSHGRTGDTLLAADEGAAYVRELAFDVNGLPPLVACPHLPDNVRPVDEVSGVRVDQVVIGSCTNGRIGDLREAARVIRGRKVAKGVRLIVIPASPGAYSQAMDEGLLRIFLDAGAIIGPPTCGPCLGGHMGILAGGERCLSTTNRNFRGRMGSLDAEVYLAGPAVAAATAVTGCITHPMKLG
- a CDS encoding 2-isopropylmalate synthase → MVSESGENMDKVFFFDTTLRDGEQSPGATMNRNEKIRLARQLEILGVDVIEAGFPAASQGDFESVRDIAGTVKNCQVAALCRALPEDIDRAWEAVRHNPHGRLHTFVATSDIHMRHKLRKKPHQVLEMAEAAVRYAAARTSNVEFSAEDASRSDRDFLRRVLERAIAAGATTVNIPDTVGYTQPQEFAELIAYLLENVEGSHKVVFSVHCHNDLGLGTANTLAALKAGARQAEVTLTGVGERAGNAALEEVVMALEVRRDFYRLASGIRKEQLFPSGRLLSLIIGQPIPPCKPIIGVNAFAHESGIHQDGMLKNRQTYEIMTPQSVGRQDEDMVLGKHSGRAALVRRLEDLGYRLEAGQVDIVFAAMKKLADRKKEIFVEDLEAVILEEIFRIPDKYRLEYLSAVSGNMAIPNAVIKMYVDGEERVISDFGTGPVDAVFNTIARVVGRRPKLIRYAVNAITGGTDAQGEVTVKIEENGKTSVGRASDADIIQASAKAYLNALNRLAKKEEENACARL
- the pssA gene encoding CDP-diacylglycerol--serine O-phosphatidyltransferase, which codes for MELPKPRHRGYYLLPNMMTMASLLSGFLGMLWSIDGRFEMAALAVIVSCVFDGLDGKLARLTNSASDFGVQLDSLADLVAFGAAPALMIYQWQTHAFGRLGIMASFLVIACGALRLARFNVQTGKISKKFFIGLPIPAAACTLASFVFFSSYIPENMAVWLPGVTLALAFLVSILMVSNVRYASFKDGEMLRAHRFSATVTALLLFVLVASEPKLLGFLFFVGYIFSGLFHTYFILPLRGRSLLRDSSQKMP
- a CDS encoding phosphatidylserine decarboxylase family protein, whose translation is MHKPSIGLSLEGMPFIFLTTVATLTFALIGCWPMAVLLLAVLFLVLNFFRDPERVVPQNAGAAVSPADGRIIKIEPMSDPLTGEERTAVCVFMNVFNVHVNRMPVAGRIARISYFGGKFLNASFDKASTDNERNAMLIEDRDGKQWTMVQIAGLIARRIICWGEEGDELARGQRFGLIKFGSRVDLYLPAGYAPAVRIGEKVFAGQTILARKQ
- a CDS encoding CgeB family protein, giving the protein MADSRRILIVLPMYGGSLPIGRYCGNALRGLGHLVEYFEAPAFYSVFEALKGLRVGLDRLDHLENSFLQVVSQAVLAKVEAFSPDMVLALAQAPLSRQALKRLRRDGVPTAMWFVEDHELFTYWKAFAPLYDVFAVIQKGNFPDKLAAVGQSNSLYLPLAADPSVHRPLDLTDGERTRYGSELSFVGAGYPNRRLAFRQLARYDLRIWGNDWDEEMVLAGHLQRGGERIETDEVVRIFNASSININLHSSVRPGALVGDGDFVNPRTFELAACGAFQLVDRRSLMDGLFGPDELVLFEDMDGLLAAIEHYRFRPELRAEAAARSRARVLAEHTYTHRMTALLEHMAPLMAAPRSSSWPEEIPEELRGELDALLLKLGLSPSVPFADLVWAVRAQNGPLDRLETAILFLDEWKKQYSGERPGK